A stretch of Longimicrobium terrae DNA encodes these proteins:
- a CDS encoding citrate/2-methylcitrate synthase codes for MARRPYLTAEEACAELGVAAQTLYAYVSRGLIRSEPGVDGSRGHRYRAEDVLRLKERKRARRDPDTAARDALRWGAPLLESALTWITDGRLYYRGEDAVQLARSCTVEEVAALLWTGSRDVPDGWFDEPAAEVRVRENVGPLAALQIELALAEAKDPSAHDVRPERVAATGMRVLRRLARVAGGGGSAEGNISELLQRAWAPHRPEAEPLLRAALILLADHELNVASFTARCVASAGSTPYAAVSAGIGAMHGVRHARHVERVEALFAEVERPERAGQVLEARLRRGERVPGFGHRLHPSGDPRATELLRQLREVDPHSPGLALADAIEAAAEPLLDDRPTFEIGLVALARAMELPEGAPLMLFVLGRSLGLVAHAVEQYGSREVLRPRARYMGAMPPE; via the coding sequence GTGGCGAGACGACCGTATCTGACCGCGGAGGAAGCGTGCGCGGAACTCGGCGTGGCCGCGCAGACGCTGTACGCGTACGTCAGCCGCGGCCTGATCCGCTCCGAGCCCGGCGTGGACGGATCGCGGGGCCATCGCTACCGGGCGGAAGACGTGCTGCGCCTGAAGGAGCGCAAGCGCGCGCGGCGCGATCCCGACACCGCGGCGCGCGATGCACTCCGTTGGGGCGCCCCGCTGCTGGAGTCGGCGCTGACCTGGATCACCGACGGGCGCCTCTACTATCGGGGCGAAGACGCGGTGCAGCTCGCCCGGTCCTGCACGGTGGAGGAAGTGGCGGCGCTGCTGTGGACCGGGAGCCGGGACGTACCGGACGGATGGTTCGACGAGCCCGCGGCGGAGGTGCGCGTCCGGGAGAACGTGGGTCCGCTCGCCGCGCTGCAGATAGAACTCGCGCTGGCGGAGGCCAAAGATCCCTCCGCCCACGACGTACGGCCGGAGCGGGTGGCGGCCACCGGTATGCGCGTGCTGCGGCGGCTTGCGCGCGTGGCCGGCGGCGGCGGAAGCGCGGAGGGAAACATCTCCGAACTGCTCCAGCGCGCCTGGGCTCCGCACCGCCCGGAGGCCGAGCCGCTGCTGCGTGCCGCGCTGATCCTGCTGGCGGACCACGAGCTGAACGTGGCCTCGTTCACGGCGCGGTGCGTCGCCTCCGCCGGGTCCACGCCCTATGCGGCGGTTTCCGCCGGGATCGGGGCCATGCACGGCGTGCGGCATGCGCGGCACGTGGAGCGCGTGGAGGCGCTCTTTGCCGAAGTGGAGCGTCCGGAGCGCGCGGGGCAGGTGCTGGAGGCGCGGCTGCGGCGGGGCGAGCGCGTTCCGGGGTTCGGGCACCGCCTGCACCCCTCCGGCGATCCGCGCGCGACGGAACTGCTGCGCCAGCTGCGGGAGGTGGATCCGCACAGCCCCGGCCTGGCGCTCGCCGACGCGATCGAGGCCGCCGCCGAGCCGCTCCTGGATGACCGGCCCACGTTCGAGATCGGCCTGGTGGCCCTCGCCCGGGCGATGGAACTGCCGGAGGGCGCCCCGCTGATGCTGTTCGTCCTGGGCCGCTCACTGGGACTGGTTGCGCACGCGGTGGAGCAGTACGGCTCCCGCGAGGTGCTGCGGCCGCGGGCCCGCTACATGGGCGCCATGCCGCCCGAGTGA
- a CDS encoding DinB family protein, whose product MDARVLELGTLAAYVEHETERWRQWFEAAPAEVLDLPLGRGADGTIRTLVKHIFAVELRYAQRLAGSPVSGYEQLADDTVEQLWRIHRTASSVRGRYLEGATAEALNRVLVSETRKLGRIESRAHTVLVHSLIHGIRHWAQIAMVLREHGHGGLWEHDWLLNPAVQ is encoded by the coding sequence ATGGATGCACGAGTTCTGGAGTTGGGCACGCTCGCGGCGTACGTGGAGCACGAGACCGAGCGGTGGCGGCAATGGTTCGAAGCCGCACCGGCGGAGGTGCTGGACCTCCCCCTGGGCCGCGGTGCGGACGGGACGATCCGCACGCTGGTAAAGCACATCTTTGCCGTGGAACTGCGGTATGCGCAGCGCCTGGCCGGCAGCCCGGTGAGCGGGTACGAGCAGCTTGCGGACGACACGGTGGAGCAGCTGTGGCGCATCCACCGCACCGCCAGCTCGGTGCGCGGCCGATACCTGGAGGGGGCGACCGCCGAGGCGCTGAACCGGGTTCTGGTTTCCGAAACCCGCAAGCTGGGCCGGATCGAGTCGCGCGCGCACACGGTGCTGGTGCACTCGCTCATCCACGGAATCCGCCACTGGGCGCAGATCGCCATGGTGCTGCGCGAGCACGGACATGGCGGGTTATGGGAGCACGACTGGCTGCTGAATCCCGCGGTGCAGTAG
- a CDS encoding CocE/NonD family hydrolase: protein MPAHATRFRLAVVLAATAALLAAHPTLAAQAGDDDAESAFIAEHYVKREERIPMRDGARLFTAVYVPKDASAERRYPILLQRTPFPAGPYGPAAHPRTLGPSPFMLRDGYIYVMQEVRGRYLSEGEFENVRPLLADSVRARDPGAVDEATDAFDTIEWLVHHLPEQNGRVGLLGISYGGYYAAAAAQSGHPAIAATSLQAPVMDFFFEDFHHNGALLLGHFYSYPVFGVARPQPGESHWWLSEFQRAAGIDTGDDYADLLALGPLRNVTEGVYAQNRWWREMVAHPDYDAFWRARAMAPRLSRVRHPVLVTGGWFDAENLYGTLEAYRALRVGPGRENVSLVMGPFAHRGWAERGVARTTHGDLYFGDSLQTAYQRDVEAPWFRAHLTGEPVREPAGALVFDTGRRAWERFAAWPAPPAARQDFFLRADGSLASSPQAAGPAFVEYTSDPRRPVPSRCSGPTIEDGVLVRYMSDDQRCFTTRPDVVVFRTEPLREDVTFGGPLTARLWVSTTGTDADFVVKLIDVYPPASADDAVQDDSAAVRLTGYQQLVRGEIMRGRFRQSFSAPVAFQPNRTTEVAVPLPDVFHTFRKGHRVMVQVQSSWFPLFDRNPQRYVPSIYQARESDFIRATHRVWMSPGAASRLEARVIGPGSAAAAIR, encoded by the coding sequence ATGCCGGCGCACGCGACGCGGTTTCGTCTTGCCGTCGTTCTCGCCGCGACGGCCGCCCTGCTCGCCGCGCATCCGACGCTCGCGGCGCAGGCCGGCGACGACGACGCTGAATCGGCGTTCATCGCGGAGCACTACGTCAAGCGCGAGGAACGCATCCCCATGCGGGACGGAGCGCGGCTGTTTACGGCCGTCTACGTGCCCAAAGACGCATCCGCGGAACGCCGCTATCCCATTCTGCTGCAGCGCACGCCGTTTCCGGCCGGGCCGTATGGTCCCGCCGCTCATCCGCGGACACTGGGCCCGTCACCGTTCATGCTCCGGGACGGGTACATCTACGTCATGCAGGAGGTGCGCGGCCGCTACCTGTCCGAAGGTGAGTTCGAGAACGTCCGTCCGCTGCTGGCGGATTCGGTGCGGGCGCGCGATCCGGGCGCGGTGGATGAGGCCACGGACGCGTTCGACACCATCGAATGGCTCGTCCATCATCTCCCCGAACAGAACGGGCGCGTGGGACTGCTGGGGATCAGCTACGGCGGATACTACGCCGCCGCGGCCGCGCAGTCGGGCCACCCCGCCATCGCCGCGACGTCTCTCCAGGCACCGGTGATGGACTTCTTTTTTGAGGATTTCCATCACAACGGCGCCCTGCTGCTGGGACACTTCTACAGCTACCCTGTCTTCGGCGTCGCCCGCCCGCAGCCGGGCGAATCCCACTGGTGGCTGTCCGAGTTCCAGCGCGCGGCCGGGATCGACACGGGCGACGACTACGCCGACCTGCTCGCGCTGGGTCCGCTGCGCAACGTCACCGAAGGCGTGTACGCGCAGAACCGCTGGTGGCGGGAGATGGTGGCGCATCCCGATTACGATGCGTTCTGGCGGGCGCGTGCCATGGCGCCGCGGCTGTCGCGGGTGCGGCACCCCGTACTGGTGACCGGCGGCTGGTTCGACGCCGAAAACCTGTACGGAACGCTGGAGGCGTATCGTGCGCTGCGCGTGGGCCCGGGCCGCGAGAACGTGTCTCTGGTGATGGGCCCCTTTGCGCACCGGGGATGGGCCGAGCGCGGCGTGGCCCGCACGACCCACGGCGACCTGTACTTTGGCGATTCGCTGCAGACCGCCTATCAGCGCGACGTGGAGGCGCCCTGGTTTCGCGCGCACCTCACGGGCGAGCCGGTCCGGGAACCCGCGGGCGCGCTGGTGTTCGACACCGGGCGCAGGGCGTGGGAGCGGTTCGCCGCCTGGCCCGCGCCGCCCGCCGCGCGCCAGGACTTCTTTCTCCGCGCGGACGGTTCGCTGGCGTCGTCGCCCCAGGCCGCCGGGCCCGCGTTCGTGGAGTACACGAGCGACCCGCGCAGGCCGGTGCCGTCCCGGTGCTCCGGCCCCACCATCGAGGACGGGGTGCTGGTCCGCTACATGAGCGACGACCAGCGCTGCTTCACCACGCGTCCGGACGTTGTCGTCTTTCGCACGGAACCGCTGCGGGAGGACGTGACGTTCGGCGGCCCGCTGACCGCGCGGCTGTGGGTGAGCACCACGGGCACCGACGCCGACTTCGTGGTCAAGCTGATTGACGTGTACCCGCCCGCCAGTGCGGACGACGCGGTTCAGGACGACTCCGCCGCTGTCCGGCTAACTGGCTACCAGCAGCTCGTTCGCGGCGAGATCATGCGCGGGCGCTTTCGCCAGTCGTTCAGCGCGCCGGTCGCTTTCCAACCGAACCGGACGACGGAGGTGGCGGTGCCGCTTCCGGACGTGTTCCACACCTTTCGGAAGGGGCACCGCGTGATGGTGCAGGTGCAGAGCAGCTGGTTTCCCCTGTTCGACCGCAATCCGCAGCGGTACGTGCCCAGCATCTACCAGGCTCGGGAAAGCGACTTCATCCGCGCGACGCACCGCGTGTGGATGAGCCCCGGCGCGGCGAGCCGGCTGGAGGCCCGGGTGATTGGACCGGGCTCCGCGGCGGCGGCGATCCGGTAG
- a CDS encoding DinB family protein, whose protein sequence is MNVDLVSATQVLERTPAVLGALLGGLSPAWTEGDEGPESWSPRMVVAHLIHAERNNWIPRARVFLRKDGPRTFSPFDQAAPVEEFAGAQIEALLDTFARLRAESLATIAGWGLDEAEFAATAEHPRFGTVTLRQMLAAWVAHDLAHIAQVSRVMARQYRDEVGPWRAFLPILDR, encoded by the coding sequence ATGAACGTTGATCTCGTGTCCGCGACGCAGGTTCTGGAACGCACCCCGGCCGTGCTGGGTGCGCTGCTCGGCGGCCTGTCGCCCGCGTGGACGGAGGGTGACGAGGGGCCGGAAAGCTGGAGCCCGCGGATGGTCGTCGCGCACCTGATCCACGCGGAGCGCAACAACTGGATTCCCCGCGCGCGCGTGTTCCTGCGCAAAGACGGCCCGCGCACCTTTTCGCCGTTCGACCAGGCGGCGCCGGTGGAGGAGTTCGCCGGTGCCCAGATCGAGGCGCTGCTCGACACGTTCGCACGCCTGCGCGCCGAGAGCCTCGCCACGATCGCGGGGTGGGGGCTGGATGAAGCGGAGTTCGCCGCCACCGCGGAGCATCCCCGCTTCGGGACGGTGACGCTGCGGCAGATGCTGGCTGCGTGGGTCGCGCACGACCTGGCCCACATCGCCCAGGTGTCGCGGGTGATGGCGAGGCAGTACCGCGACGAAGTGGGGCCGTGGCGCGCCTTTCTCCCCATCCTGGACCGCTGA
- a CDS encoding PaaI family thioesterase, which translates to MTLIDQIGRHLSGIEQLRIMLSTGRRAGLTDTLDIRLVEVDDGRIVMEATPDLYVYNPAGVAHGGFAAAILDSCCGYAVLSQMAPGQRFTTLELKVAYHRAITRDTGVVRAEGRIVTCGRRAAFAEGRLTDASGTLYASATSSLLVMSG; encoded by the coding sequence ATGACGCTGATCGACCAGATCGGCAGGCACCTGAGCGGGATCGAGCAGCTGCGGATCATGCTGTCCACGGGCCGCCGCGCCGGGCTGACCGACACGCTGGACATCCGGCTGGTGGAGGTGGATGACGGGCGCATCGTGATGGAGGCCACCCCCGACCTTTACGTCTACAACCCGGCGGGGGTGGCGCACGGCGGATTCGCCGCCGCCATCCTGGATTCCTGCTGCGGGTACGCCGTCCTCTCCCAGATGGCGCCGGGGCAGCGCTTTACCACGCTGGAGCTCAAGGTGGCGTACCACCGGGCCATCACCCGCGACACCGGTGTGGTGCGCGCGGAAGGGCGGATCGTCACCTGCGGCCGCCGCGCCGCATTCGCCGAGGGACGGCTGACGGACGCGTCCGGAACGCTGTACGCGTCGGCCACGTCCAGTCTGCTGGTGATGTCGGGATAG
- a CDS encoding GNAT family N-acetyltransferase, with product MIIEKTELRGPRITLEPLGEAHLAGLAGAIEDGALWEVPVTMVPHPRDLPDFLRDAETQFRAGRELAFATIDRASGAVVGSTRFRSMEARHLRVEIGFTFIARSWQRTYVNTEAKYLMLRHAFEQWRVNRVELLTDALNTRSRTAIARIGAREEGVLRSHMIMRDGRIRDSVVFSIVAAEWPAVKQALEARLRTV from the coding sequence ATGATCATCGAAAAGACCGAACTGCGGGGCCCGCGGATCACGCTGGAGCCGCTGGGCGAGGCGCACCTTGCCGGCCTTGCGGGGGCGATCGAGGACGGGGCGCTCTGGGAAGTGCCTGTCACCATGGTTCCGCATCCGCGCGATCTGCCCGATTTCCTGCGCGATGCGGAGACGCAGTTTCGCGCGGGAAGGGAACTCGCCTTTGCCACCATCGATCGCGCTTCCGGCGCGGTGGTGGGCAGCACCCGGTTCCGTTCCATGGAAGCGCGGCACCTGCGGGTGGAGATCGGCTTCACCTTCATTGCGCGGTCGTGGCAGCGAACGTACGTGAACACCGAGGCCAAGTACCTGATGCTGCGGCACGCCTTTGAGCAGTGGCGCGTCAACCGGGTGGAACTGCTGACGGACGCGCTCAACACCAGGTCGCGGACCGCCATCGCGCGGATCGGTGCCCGCGAGGAGGGCGTGCTGCGCTCGCACATGATCATGCGCGACGGCCGCATCCGCGATTCCGTGGTCTTCAGCATCGTGGCGGCGGAGTGGCCGGCGGTGAAACAGGCGCTGGAAGCCAGGCTCCGCACCGTCTGA
- a CDS encoding signal peptidase II codes for MQRVVYRMMGERRATPRDGANRGRRASDVEPMRGWRPALWIALGVALADWAVKFAITRTMAQEEFREVIPNAVALWHVRNHAMILGLWDNLPLGGRKVLALVASMLGVLVLMQIMGRAHRLSNTQRRWAWLFVGMICGGMLGNLGERVIHWGVTDYLSFRWGPYWLPPGNVADIALFLSIPLALPIIGFELMGRARRGRTVKLTAAAPPLATPAAAD; via the coding sequence ATGCAGCGAGTTGTTTATCGGATGATGGGGGAGCGGCGCGCCACCCCCCGCGACGGCGCCAACCGCGGACGGCGCGCGAGCGATGTGGAGCCCATGCGCGGCTGGAGGCCGGCGCTGTGGATCGCGCTGGGCGTGGCGCTGGCGGACTGGGCGGTCAAATTCGCCATCACCCGGACGATGGCGCAGGAGGAGTTCCGCGAGGTCATTCCCAACGCGGTCGCGCTCTGGCACGTGCGCAACCACGCCATGATCCTGGGGCTGTGGGACAACCTGCCCCTGGGCGGGCGCAAGGTGCTGGCGCTGGTGGCCTCCATGCTGGGCGTGCTGGTGCTGATGCAGATCATGGGTCGCGCCCACCGCCTGTCAAACACGCAGCGGCGCTGGGCGTGGCTGTTCGTGGGGATGATCTGCGGCGGCATGCTGGGCAACCTGGGCGAACGCGTCATTCACTGGGGCGTCACCGACTACCTCTCGTTCCGCTGGGGGCCGTACTGGCTGCCGCCCGGCAACGTGGCCGACATCGCGCTTTTTCTTTCCATCCCCCTGGCGCTCCCCATCATCGGCTTCGAGCTGATGGGTCGCGCGCGCCGCGGCCGGACGGTAAAGCTGACCGCCGCCGCGCCCCCGCTCGCCACGCCCGCCGCGGCGGACTGA